In Janthinobacterium sp. J1-1, a single genomic region encodes these proteins:
- a CDS encoding sugar transferase translates to MKRVFDLLMSLIAAVIFFIPLCLLAIVVKATSKGPVLYWSDRVGRGNRIFSMPKLRTMRVDTPVVATHLLADPKTFLTPVGGFLRKSSLDEIPQLWCIICGDMSVVGPRPALFNQQNLIDLRTAQNVHLIRPGLTGWAQINGRDELPIPEKVKLDAEYLRLQSFTFDIKVIMLTALKVVRRDGIVH, encoded by the coding sequence ATGAAGAGAGTATTTGATTTACTGATGAGCCTGATTGCAGCCGTGATCTTTTTCATCCCGCTGTGCCTGCTTGCCATCGTGGTCAAGGCGACTTCGAAGGGGCCGGTGCTGTACTGGTCCGATCGCGTCGGCCGTGGCAACCGGATTTTTTCCATGCCCAAGCTGCGCACCATGCGCGTCGATACGCCGGTGGTGGCGACGCACTTGCTGGCCGATCCGAAAACCTTCTTGACGCCGGTGGGCGGCTTTCTGCGCAAATCCAGCCTCGATGAAATCCCGCAATTGTGGTGCATCATCTGCGGTGACATGAGCGTGGTGGGGCCGCGCCCTGCGCTGTTCAATCAGCAAAACCTGATCGATCTGCGCACGGCGCAAAATGTCCATCTGATCCGCCCTGGCCTGACCGGCTGGGCGCAGATCAACGGCCGCGACGAACTGCCGATCCCCGAGAAGGTCAAACTCGATGCGGAATATTTGCGTCTGCAGTCGTTTACGTTTGATATCAAGGTGATCATGCTGACGGCACTTAAAGTAGTACGGCGCGACGGCATCGTGCACTGA
- a CDS encoding YceI family protein, giving the protein MKLSHLMIAMLAVAGAGSAMAAADTYNLDPTHTFPSFEADHMGMSVWRGKFNKTKGTVTLDRAAKSGTLDLVIEADSIDFGLDAMNTHAKKADMFNVEKFPQITYKSNKLKFTGDQLTQVDGELTLLGVTKPVTLKVDKFKCIMHPRYKREVCGADATAQFKRDDFGLTFGLPAFSPEVKLAIQVEAIKAD; this is encoded by the coding sequence ATGAAACTTTCGCACCTGATGATCGCCATGCTGGCTGTAGCCGGCGCTGGCTCGGCCATGGCCGCCGCCGATACCTACAATCTCGACCCGACCCACACCTTCCCCAGCTTTGAAGCCGATCACATGGGCATGTCCGTCTGGCGCGGCAAGTTCAACAAGACCAAGGGCACCGTCACCCTGGACCGCGCCGCCAAGTCCGGCACGCTGGACCTGGTGATCGAAGCCGATTCGATCGACTTCGGCCTGGATGCGATGAACACCCACGCCAAAAAAGCGGACATGTTCAACGTGGAAAAATTCCCGCAGATCACCTACAAGAGCAACAAGCTCAAGTTCACCGGCGACCAGCTGACGCAAGTCGACGGCGAACTGACCCTGCTGGGCGTAACCAAGCCGGTCACGCTGAAGGTCGACAAGTTCAAGTGCATCATGCATCCACGCTACAAGCGTGAAGTGTGCGGCGCCGACGCCACGGCCCAGTTCAAGCGCGACGACTTCGGCCTGACGTTCGGCCTGCCGGCGTTCTCGCCGGAAGTCAAACTGGCGATCCAGGTCGAGGCCATCAAGGCAGACTGA